From Longimicrobium sp., one genomic window encodes:
- a CDS encoding Fic family protein produces the protein MVRNLPLASLPEVFVSTRELSSGVAEAVRAGAVRKLASRLYTTNLTDSPDAVVRRHLWQIVGLLFPDSVVSYRTALEAKPTPRGTIFLTGPYDRIVELPGLRVRQLKGPGPLDGDNRFVQTLWLASPARAFLECLRVRRVRGPESPALTRDEVEARLERMVRHGGEAEANAVRDRARAIAPALGAEAAADELDELIGALLRTRTANLASPAARARAAGEPYDSGRTELFRVLHSALLEWPVRARPDPVMSGTAFENLAFVDAYFSNFIEGTEFEIQEAVEIVFENRIPRARPEDAHDVLGTYRVVGSTREMTRSAVGEGADFDEFMAMLKQRHATIMGGRPEKRPGELKSTVNRAGLTVFVAPELVTGTLRQGWEMLRSLAEPFKRAAFMMFVVSEVHPFDDGNGRIARAMMNGELVAGGQRRIFIPTSYRDDYLLALRALSRQNVPDALLKMLDYAQAFSAAIDLADLQRALDVLRTCNAFERDTEARLRMPPPPGA, from the coding sequence ATGGTACGAAATCTCCCGCTCGCCAGTCTTCCCGAGGTCTTCGTCAGCACGCGGGAGCTATCCTCCGGCGTGGCCGAAGCCGTGCGCGCGGGTGCCGTGCGGAAGCTGGCCAGCCGGCTCTACACCACGAATCTCACCGATTCGCCCGACGCCGTCGTCCGGCGCCATCTCTGGCAGATCGTGGGGCTCCTCTTCCCCGATTCCGTCGTCAGCTACCGGACGGCGCTGGAGGCGAAGCCAACCCCGCGCGGGACGATCTTCCTCACCGGTCCCTATGATCGCATCGTCGAGCTTCCCGGGCTGCGCGTGCGGCAGCTGAAGGGGCCGGGGCCGCTGGACGGCGACAACCGCTTCGTGCAGACGCTGTGGCTGGCATCGCCCGCGCGGGCGTTCCTGGAATGCCTGCGCGTCCGGCGCGTGCGCGGGCCCGAGTCCCCCGCGCTCACGCGCGACGAGGTCGAGGCGCGGCTGGAGCGGATGGTGCGCCACGGCGGCGAGGCGGAGGCGAACGCGGTGCGCGACCGCGCGCGCGCCATCGCGCCGGCACTGGGTGCGGAAGCCGCGGCGGACGAGCTGGACGAGCTGATCGGCGCGCTGCTGCGGACGCGCACCGCGAACCTCGCCTCGCCCGCGGCGAGGGCGCGCGCGGCGGGCGAGCCGTACGACTCCGGGCGCACGGAGCTGTTCCGCGTGCTCCACTCGGCACTGCTGGAGTGGCCGGTGCGCGCGCGTCCCGACCCCGTCATGAGCGGAACGGCGTTCGAGAACCTGGCGTTCGTGGACGCCTACTTCTCCAACTTCATCGAGGGAACGGAGTTCGAGATCCAGGAAGCGGTGGAGATCGTCTTCGAGAACCGCATCCCGCGCGCGCGCCCCGAGGACGCCCACGACGTGCTGGGCACGTATCGCGTGGTCGGGAGCACGCGCGAGATGACGAGGAGCGCGGTGGGCGAGGGCGCCGATTTCGACGAGTTCATGGCGATGCTGAAGCAGCGGCACGCCACCATCATGGGCGGCCGCCCGGAGAAGCGCCCCGGCGAGCTGAAGAGCACCGTGAACCGCGCCGGGCTGACCGTCTTCGTCGCTCCCGAGCTGGTGACGGGAACGCTGCGGCAGGGGTGGGAGATGCTGCGCTCGCTCGCGGAGCCGTTCAAGCGCGCGGCGTTCATGATGTTCGTCGTGAGCGAGGTCCATCCCTTCGACGACGGGAACGGCCGCATCGCGCGGGCGATGATGAACGGCGAGCTGGTGGCGGGCGGCCAGCGGCGCATCTTCATCCCCACCTCGTACCGCGACGACTACCTGCTGGCGCTGCGCGCGCTCTCGCGGCAGAACGTGCCCGACGCACTGCTGAAGATGCTGGACTACGCGCAGGCGTTCTCGGCCGCGATCGACCTCGCGGACCTGCAGCGCGCGCTGGACGTGCTGCGGACGTGCAATGCCTTCGAGCGCGACACCGAAGCGCGGCTGCGCATGCCGCCGCCTCCGGGCGCCTGA
- a CDS encoding chemotaxis protein CheW, whose product MLHTDTEDVPAAAGAPEGEAAEPERMVLFVVGEHRFAVPVARIREIIPARPYTPLPGSGAHVCGLINLRGRIVTVVDLGARLNLPPASRIPEHSIVIVEHRGKLAGLAVEEVARIVQVDPGTLADSAETLRSLRIDRAYLRGVGEVDDEIFVAIDPDEIFDPILA is encoded by the coding sequence ATGCTCCACACCGACACCGAAGACGTTCCCGCCGCGGCCGGCGCGCCCGAGGGCGAGGCGGCCGAGCCCGAGCGGATGGTGCTCTTCGTGGTCGGCGAGCACCGCTTTGCGGTTCCCGTCGCGCGCATCCGCGAGATCATTCCCGCCCGGCCGTACACGCCGCTCCCCGGGAGCGGCGCGCACGTGTGCGGGCTGATCAACCTGCGCGGGCGCATCGTGACCGTGGTGGACCTGGGCGCCCGCCTGAACCTTCCTCCCGCGTCGCGCATCCCCGAGCACAGCATCGTGATCGTGGAGCACCGCGGGAAGCTGGCGGGGCTGGCGGTGGAGGAGGTCGCGCGCATCGTGCAGGTGGACCCCGGCACCCTGGCCGACAGCGCCGAGACCCTGCGCTCGCTTCGCATCGACCGCGCGTACCTGCGCGGGGTGGGCGAGGTGGACGACGAGATCTTCGTCGCCATCGACCCCGACGAGATCTTCGACCCCATCCTGGCTTAG
- a CDS encoding chemotaxis protein CheC — protein sequence MTLDLRDLGAIQIDALREVSNMGAGHAATALSQMTNTRIMINVPRLQVTALEDVPDIMGHPEEVVAAVLMHMLGDLTGRTLLIFPRNSAMRLAEILLHRQPGSSHVFGELEQSAIKEAGNILSAAYMNALSDFMGLMLLPSVPSLVIDLCGAVLTTAYTNFGHERDFVFCIQTEFVMDGDETVQGQFLLLPDVESLEIILQAIRLA from the coding sequence ATGACGCTCGACCTGCGGGACCTGGGGGCCATTCAGATCGACGCCCTCCGCGAAGTCAGCAACATGGGGGCGGGGCACGCCGCCACGGCGCTGTCGCAGATGACCAACACGCGGATCATGATCAACGTTCCGCGCCTGCAGGTCACCGCGCTGGAGGACGTGCCCGACATCATGGGCCACCCCGAAGAGGTTGTGGCCGCCGTGCTGATGCACATGCTGGGCGACCTGACCGGGCGCACGCTGCTCATCTTTCCGCGCAACAGCGCCATGCGCCTGGCCGAGATCCTCCTGCACCGGCAGCCGGGCTCCAGCCACGTGTTCGGCGAGCTGGAGCAGAGCGCCATCAAGGAGGCGGGGAACATCCTCTCGGCCGCCTACATGAACGCGCTGTCGGACTTCATGGGGCTCATGCTCCTCCCGTCCGTCCCGTCGCTGGTGATCGACCTGTGCGGCGCGGTGCTGACCACGGCGTACACCAACTTCGGGCACGAGCGCGACTTCGTGTTCTGCATCCAGACCGAGTTCGTGATGGACGGCGACGAGACGGTGCAGGGCCAGTTCCTGCTCCTTCCCGACGTGGAGTCGCTCGAGATCATCCTCCAGGCGATCCGCCTTGCCTGA
- a CDS encoding response regulator, with protein MSQTVLICDDAIFMRTMIGDILTQAGFQIVAEAETGVQAVEKYRQFKPDLVTMDIVMPDMGGIDAVREIMKEDPGAKILMCSAMGQQALVIEAIQAGARDFVVKPFQPSRVLEAVQRVLG; from the coding sequence ATGAGTCAGACCGTGTTGATCTGCGATGACGCCATCTTCATGCGCACCATGATCGGCGACATCCTCACCCAGGCCGGCTTCCAGATCGTGGCCGAGGCCGAGACCGGGGTGCAGGCGGTGGAGAAGTACCGCCAGTTCAAGCCGGACCTGGTGACGATGGACATCGTGATGCCGGACATGGGCGGGATCGACGCCGTGCGCGAGATCATGAAGGAAGATCCCGGCGCCAAGATCCTGATGTGCAGCGCCATGGGCCAGCAGGCGCTGGTGATCGAGGCCATCCAGGCCGGCGCCCGCGACTTCGTGGTGAAGCCGTTCCAGCCCAGCCGGGTGCTGGAGGCCGTGCAGCGGGTTCTGGGGTGA
- a CDS encoding chemotaxis protein CheA: MELSQYGELFLSESREHVSTINHLLLSLESDPGSRQVVEGVFRAVHTIKGMSATMGYRSVADLSHEMENLLDRIRHGKAQATPETIDLLFAACDALERAIELAVEESGDEPRLEALLTRLRAAAGDDVSFDIFAPQIELDAAPPREIDLAAEAEDGALAVRVQVAKEALLPGVRAFMALKRARELGEVSGVEPGEAALNEPEFTGALRFVLRTAAPADEVRRALLSVGEIGSVDVGERRVEAAAEIASPDAGAEEGRAAAGAAGRARHIRVDLRRLDALMNQVGELVIARDRLRRLVGPDVPELAETVDQASRLIGELQDEVMRARLAPVSQVFDRFPRLVRDAARTLGKKVDFVMEGKEIELDRSMLDEIGDPLVHLLRNSLDHGIEAPAERRAHGKPETGTLRLSASRERSRIIIRVEDDGRGIQRERVLAKAVQNGLVTREEAAALPDEEVHRLLTRPGFSTAETVTDVSGRGVGLDVVATRVRALGGMLEIFSEPGRGTSMTLQLPQTLAIVRALLVRQSGETYALPLTHVGETVHLLADEVGTVKGRNVAFLRDEVIPLLGLRQILRTNGTRPDGEKRHAVILEVGEQRIGLEVDALMGQQEIVVKQFDTTADTLRLFSGATILSDGRPALILDAGSVLAAANAA; encoded by the coding sequence ATGGAACTCTCGCAGTACGGGGAGCTCTTCCTCTCCGAGTCGCGCGAGCACGTCTCGACGATCAACCACCTGCTGCTTTCCCTGGAGTCCGATCCGGGGTCGCGGCAGGTGGTGGAGGGGGTATTCCGCGCCGTCCACACCATCAAGGGGATGAGCGCGACGATGGGCTACCGCTCCGTCGCCGACCTCTCCCACGAGATGGAGAACCTGCTGGACCGCATCCGGCACGGGAAGGCGCAGGCCACGCCGGAGACCATCGACCTGCTCTTCGCCGCCTGCGACGCGCTGGAGCGGGCCATCGAGCTGGCGGTGGAGGAGAGCGGCGACGAGCCGCGGCTGGAGGCGCTGCTCACGCGGCTCCGCGCCGCCGCGGGCGACGACGTCTCGTTCGACATCTTCGCCCCGCAGATCGAGCTCGACGCCGCTCCGCCGCGCGAGATCGACCTCGCCGCCGAGGCGGAAGACGGGGCGCTCGCCGTCCGCGTTCAGGTCGCGAAGGAGGCTCTCCTTCCCGGCGTGCGCGCCTTCATGGCGCTGAAGCGCGCGCGCGAGCTGGGCGAGGTGAGCGGGGTGGAGCCGGGCGAGGCGGCGCTGAACGAGCCGGAGTTCACCGGCGCGCTGCGCTTCGTCCTGCGCACCGCCGCGCCCGCGGACGAGGTGCGGCGCGCCCTCCTCTCCGTCGGCGAGATCGGCTCGGTCGACGTGGGCGAGCGGCGCGTGGAAGCTGCGGCCGAGATCGCGTCGCCCGACGCGGGGGCGGAGGAGGGGCGCGCGGCGGCCGGGGCGGCGGGGCGGGCGCGGCACATCCGCGTGGACCTGCGCCGGCTGGACGCGCTGATGAACCAGGTGGGCGAGCTGGTCATCGCCCGCGACCGGCTGCGCAGGCTGGTGGGCCCCGACGTTCCCGAGCTGGCCGAGACGGTGGACCAGGCCAGCCGGCTGATCGGCGAGCTGCAGGACGAGGTGATGCGGGCGCGCCTCGCCCCCGTGTCGCAGGTTTTCGACCGCTTCCCCCGCCTGGTGCGCGACGCCGCGCGGACGCTGGGGAAGAAGGTCGACTTCGTGATGGAGGGGAAAGAGATCGAGCTGGACCGCTCGATGCTCGACGAGATCGGCGACCCGCTCGTCCACCTCCTGCGCAACTCGCTGGACCACGGCATCGAGGCGCCGGCCGAGCGCCGCGCGCACGGCAAGCCCGAGACGGGCACGCTCCGCCTGTCCGCCAGCCGCGAGCGCAGCCGCATCATCATCCGCGTGGAGGACGACGGGCGCGGGATCCAGCGCGAGCGCGTCCTCGCCAAGGCCGTGCAGAACGGGCTGGTGACGCGCGAGGAAGCCGCCGCGCTCCCCGACGAGGAAGTCCACCGCCTGCTGACGCGCCCCGGCTTCTCCACCGCCGAGACGGTGACGGACGTCAGCGGGCGCGGCGTGGGGCTGGACGTGGTGGCCACGCGCGTGCGGGCGCTGGGGGGGATGCTGGAGATCTTCAGCGAGCCCGGCCGCGGCACCTCGATGACGCTGCAGCTGCCGCAGACGCTGGCCATCGTTCGCGCGCTGCTGGTGCGGCAGAGCGGCGAGACCTACGCGCTGCCGCTCACCCACGTCGGCGAGACCGTCCATCTCCTGGCCGACGAGGTGGGGACGGTGAAGGGGCGCAACGTGGCCTTCCTGCGCGACGAGGTGATCCCGCTCCTGGGGTTGCGCCAGATCCTGCGCACCAACGGCACGCGCCCCGACGGCGAGAAGCGCCACGCGGTGATCCTGGAAGTGGGCGAGCAGCGCATCGGCCTGGAGGTCGATGCTCTGATGGGGCAGCAGGAGATCGTGGTGAAGCAGTTCGACACCACCGCCGACACGCTGCGCCTGTTCTCCGGCGCCACGATCCTCTCCGACGGGCGCCCGGCGCTGATCCTGGACGCCGGGAGTGTGCTGGCGGCGGCGAACGCGGCGTAG